The following coding sequences are from one Eleginops maclovinus isolate JMC-PN-2008 ecotype Puerto Natales chromosome 13, JC_Emac_rtc_rv5, whole genome shotgun sequence window:
- the hepacam2 gene encoding LOW QUALITY PROTEIN: HEPACAM family member 2 (The sequence of the model RefSeq protein was modified relative to this genomic sequence to represent the inferred CDS: inserted 1 base in 1 codon), with the protein MEATGRSALYVCCVLLILTEVSSEFIHIPSLVHHGIEGKSVLLSVETRFPLEDVEIQGTWSHTRPSGTRTTLVTFTKDATITNMMYRNHLXFKEPDVSLQIRKLNQEDEGDYHLNLNIQFHNQTGLVIKEERTVHVTVDVPVSSPVIQKSPSYAVVEDKGNATLTCSVKRGTRVVFQWLRDNQALGASDRYHFTQDSSTLFISTVRKEDKGTYHCVASNAVSQGQHSRALDLNVYYGPYNLGVNSDQGLRTGEVFTINPGELIFFECQADSNPPNSYVWISKSHNTTVVIAEGPRLEMRSYRLAQAEEYLCRAFNNVTQKQDEAQFTLVVASLGTGKEKHTQEGNSFSPLAAIVVSSLFIIGSILLFYLRKTCNPKRVLMSIYNRPLSEQKRPHRSGHEDATEDFGIYEFVSIPGKMESAQASCRSLARLESVQDIHTTIYDVIRHVPETPSHSLLN; encoded by the exons ATGGAGGCCACAGGAAGATCAGCGCTTTATGTCTGCTGTGTTCTTCTCATCCTAACAG AAGTCAGCTCTGAGTTTATCCACATCCCGTCCTTGGTCCATCATGGGATCGAAGGGAAGTCCGTGCTCCTGTCAGTTGAGACTCGCTTCCCGCTGGAAGATGTTGAGATCCAGGGAACTTGGTCCCACACCAGGCCGAGCGGCACCAGGACCACGTTGGTGACATTTACCAAAGACGCCACAATCACCAACATGATGTACCGCAACCACC TCTTTAAGGAACCCGATGTTTCTTTGCAAATCCGGAAATTAAACCAGGAGGATGAGGGGGATTACCACCTGAACCTCAACATACAGTTTCATAACCAGACGGGACTGGTGATCAAGGAGGAGAGAACTGTGCATGTTACAGTGGACG TCCCTGTGTCGAGTCCCGTCATTCAGAAGAGCCCATCTTATGCAGTTGTTGAGGACAAGGGTAACGCGACTTTGACTTGTTCTGTCAAGAGAGGAACAAGAGTTGTATTCCAGTGGCTGAGAGACAACCAAGCACTTGGTGCCAGTGACAGATACCACTTTACTCAAGACAGCTCTACATTGTTTATCAGTACTGTGAGGAAAGAGGATAAGGGAACTTACCACTGTGTGGCCAGCAATGCTGTGAGCCAGGGTCAGCACAGCAGGGCCCTGGACCTCAATGTCTATT ATGGCCCCTATAACCTGGGGGTGAACTCAGACCAGGGACTGCGGACAGGGGAAGTGTTCACCATCAACCCTGGAGAGCTGATCTTCTTTGAATGCCAGGCTGACTCCAACCCACCCAACAGCTACGTTTGGATCTCCAAAAGCCACAACACCACCGTGGTCATCGCTGAGGGCCCGCGGCTGGAGATGCGCTCCTATAGGTTGGCCCAGGCTGAAGAGTACCTGTGCCGCGCCTTCAACAACGTGACGCAGAAGCAGGACGAGGCCCAGTTCACTCTGGTGGTGGCCAGCTTAGGAACAG GGAAAGAGAAGCATACCCAAGAAGGAAACTCTTTTTCCCCTTTGGCAGCCATCGTCGTTAGCTCTTTGTTCATCATCGGCTCCATACTGCTGTTCTACCTCAGGAAAACCTGCAATCCTAAGAGAG TTCTCATGAGCATATACAACAG GCCACTTTCAGAGCAGAAACGACCACATCGTTCAG GACATGAAGATGCAACAGAAGACTTTGGCATCTATGAGTTTGTCTCTATACCTGGGAAAATGGAATCTGCACAG GCCTCGTGCAGATCTCTGGCTCGCCTCGAGTCAGTTCAGGATATTCACACCACCATCTACGATGTGATCAGACATGTTCCTGAAACACCCAGTCACAGTTTGCTGAACTAA